The following are encoded in a window of Streptomyces sp. SAT1 genomic DNA:
- a CDS encoding type I polyketide synthase — translation MPTDTDQVVAALRAALLDNQRLRQENRRLRDDFAEPVAIVAMSCRYPGGVRTPEDLWELLVKERDAVSAFPTDRGWDVEGGFDADPDAPGTFYVREGGFLHDATGFDPGFFGISPREALAMDPQQRLLLEASWEAVERAGIDPTTLRGSRTGVYTGVIHGEYASRLDRVPDEVEGFLGTGSIPSVASGRIAYALGLEGPAVTLDTACSSSLVAVHLACQGLRSGDTTLALAGGVTVMSTPGLYAGFSRQRGLAPDGRSKSFSAAADGAGFGEGLGLLLLERLSDARRAGHPVLAVVRGSAVNQDGASNGLTAPNGPAQQRVIGQALARAGLAPSEVDMVEAHGTGTVLGDPIEAQALLATYGQDRPAGRPLRLGSLKSNLSHTQAAAGVGGVIKSVLAMRHGVMPRTLHVDRPSPRVDWAEGAVRLLTEATPWPETGRPRRAGVSSFGASGTNAHVILEQAPAAPAAPAAPTGAPVAAVPWILSARTPDALRAQAAALHERVVADPGLSVVDVGHSLAVGRSRFAERAVVVGADRGELLAGVAALSRGAGSAGVVVGGGQLPGRSVLVFPGHGSQWAGMAAGLLDESEVFAGRMAECGRALAPYADWSLADALGSERLLKQVDVVQPVLWAVMVSLAEVWRSFGVVPDAVVGHSQGEIAAACVAGGLSLEDGARVVALRSRAVGVLVGRGGMASVPLPVDVVRERTAPWGGRLSVAAVNGPSSTVVSGAADAVTALVEELLQEGVWASLIDVDYASHSSHVEEIRERLLSDLDGITPLSGAVPYYSSVTGGPLDTKALDAEYWYRNLRQTVEFERATRSLLAAGHRVFIESSPQPALMYGIEDTAADAGAPQTLVLDTLRRGAGGLRRFQTALAEAHVRGLRVDWERLFAGTGAQRVDLPTYAFQRRRYWLDAPPADRDPAAVGQSAVDHPLLGAAVELPDDTGTLFTGRLSTATHPWLADHSVAGAVILPGAALVELAAHVGRRLGCALVEELTLAAPLLLPGDAADDHAVQLRVRVGAEDGTGRRPVEFHSRPEAAPGAAAPPWTRHATGTVGPQDRSADGDDTAEAAGAWPPPGAVPLDVDELYGLLEARGVAYGPAFRGLRAAWRTPDAIHAEVALPDDVPGTGADGFAVHPALLDAALQTAGLREGAGTAEPADGVPLPFSWQRVAIGTSDAAVLRVRLRPDGPDTVTARITDPSGRTVATVGSLTLRTASPAALRTSSGSVFHVGWTPVTAGPGPRPVTRWGVLGPRDERLLPAAFAAEPLSATPDAMLLICPPSAGTGTAAGATGDDPARDADPEAVHRVVSGVLDRLQAHLADDSTARTPLVVLTRGATGPRRARPQPADLGAAAVWGLVRAAQLEHPDRFVLLDTEEPDPDGLGDALAELLATGEPQAALRGGVLYAPRLTRPSAATVTKAPAPAAATGPDGPFGPSEGTVLLSGGGALAAVLARHLVAAHGVRHLLVLSRRGADAPGLPELTAELAGAGAELTAVSCDVSDRQALAAALAAVPERHPLCAVVHTAGVLDDGLLDGLTGERTTAVLRPKLDAAHHLDRLTRGADLSAFVVFSSAAGVLGSPGQASYSAANAALDALTAERRRLGLPGLSLAWGPWERVSGMTAELGGAERRRIDRRGARGLLDEEAMALLDAVCAADAAPPEDGSPVVLAHLDLTVRGDGPVHPMLRSLVRRGPAAPAGAKGAPTAAAALRHRLDAAADAQEHELVLRELVLAQAAEVLGHTDSGALSATVPFLAAGFDSLTAVELRNRLAAVTGLRLRPSAVFDSGTPAALAARLAAEARTEDTPRPEAAPATGAAASGTGTGPDTGAADPVSVLFRRACALGRTDEGIALLKNASALRPAFHSGADLVAAGTGPRLLRLNERADAPVLVCFGSVVALGGAHQYARFASRFRDRYAVAALDAPGFTPEEELPADMRALLDFQATTLLRELPGRTLVLAGSSSGGTLAHGVAAELERRGEGPAAVVLLDTYLSDNQGITQFNDVLLGGMFAREDRAAPMDGTRLTAMGGYFRLLDDWRPPAVRAPLLLVRASTPLGRPSAEAGDWRSSWAGADTVVDVPGDHFSIMEQHVATTGDAVADWLGTTLRTPDGL, via the coding sequence ATGCCCACCGACACGGATCAGGTGGTCGCCGCCCTGCGCGCCGCGCTGCTGGACAACCAGCGTCTGCGCCAGGAGAACCGACGGCTCCGCGACGACTTCGCCGAGCCCGTGGCCATCGTGGCGATGAGCTGCCGCTATCCCGGCGGTGTGCGTACCCCGGAAGACCTGTGGGAGCTTCTGGTCAAGGAACGCGACGCGGTCTCGGCGTTCCCCACCGACCGCGGCTGGGACGTCGAGGGAGGCTTCGACGCGGACCCCGACGCCCCCGGCACGTTCTACGTCCGTGAAGGCGGCTTCCTCCACGACGCGACCGGCTTCGACCCCGGCTTCTTCGGCATCTCCCCGCGCGAGGCCCTGGCCATGGACCCGCAGCAGCGGCTGCTGCTGGAGGCGTCCTGGGAAGCGGTGGAACGCGCGGGCATCGACCCGACGACCCTGCGCGGCAGCCGCACCGGCGTCTACACCGGAGTGATCCACGGCGAGTACGCGTCCCGGCTCGACCGGGTGCCCGACGAGGTGGAGGGCTTCCTCGGCACCGGCAGCATCCCGAGCGTCGCCTCGGGCCGGATCGCCTACGCCCTGGGCCTGGAAGGCCCGGCGGTCACCCTGGACACCGCCTGCTCGTCCTCCCTGGTCGCCGTCCACCTCGCCTGCCAGGGGCTGCGCTCCGGCGACACCACCCTTGCCCTGGCCGGCGGAGTGACCGTGATGTCCACCCCCGGGCTGTACGCCGGATTCAGCCGCCAGCGCGGCCTGGCCCCCGACGGACGCAGCAAGTCCTTCTCGGCCGCTGCCGACGGAGCCGGGTTCGGGGAGGGCCTGGGCCTGCTCCTGCTGGAACGGCTCTCCGACGCCCGGCGCGCGGGACATCCCGTCCTGGCCGTCGTCCGGGGCTCGGCCGTCAACCAGGACGGCGCCAGCAACGGGCTGACCGCCCCGAACGGGCCCGCGCAGCAGCGTGTGATCGGCCAGGCGCTCGCCCGTGCCGGACTCGCCCCGTCGGAGGTGGACATGGTGGAGGCGCACGGCACCGGCACCGTGCTCGGCGATCCCATCGAGGCCCAGGCGCTGCTGGCCACGTACGGCCAGGACCGGCCCGCCGGGCGGCCGCTGCGGCTGGGATCGCTGAAGTCCAACCTGTCCCACACCCAGGCCGCCGCGGGCGTCGGCGGGGTGATCAAGTCGGTGCTGGCGATGCGGCACGGCGTGATGCCGCGCACGCTGCACGTCGACCGCCCCTCGCCCCGCGTCGACTGGGCCGAGGGAGCCGTCCGCCTGCTCACCGAGGCCACCCCCTGGCCGGAGACGGGACGGCCGCGCCGGGCCGGGGTGTCCTCCTTCGGCGCCAGCGGGACCAACGCCCACGTCATCCTCGAACAGGCCCCCGCCGCACCGGCGGCCCCCGCCGCACCGACCGGCGCGCCGGTCGCCGCCGTCCCCTGGATCCTGTCGGCGCGTACGCCCGACGCGCTGCGCGCCCAGGCGGCGGCGCTGCATGAGCGGGTGGTGGCGGACCCGGGTCTGAGCGTGGTGGACGTGGGCCATTCGCTGGCGGTGGGGCGGTCACGGTTCGCGGAGCGTGCCGTGGTGGTGGGGGCGGACCGGGGCGAACTGCTGGCCGGTGTCGCCGCCCTGTCACGGGGTGCGGGCTCTGCGGGCGTGGTGGTCGGCGGTGGGCAGCTCCCGGGCCGTTCGGTGCTCGTGTTCCCGGGCCACGGCTCGCAGTGGGCGGGGATGGCTGCGGGGCTGCTGGATGAGTCGGAGGTCTTCGCGGGGCGGATGGCGGAGTGCGGGCGGGCTCTGGCGCCTTATGCGGACTGGTCGTTGGCTGACGCGCTGGGTTCGGAGCGGCTGCTGAAGCAGGTCGACGTGGTGCAGCCGGTGTTGTGGGCGGTGATGGTGTCGCTGGCGGAGGTGTGGCGTTCGTTCGGTGTGGTTCCGGACGCCGTGGTCGGTCACTCGCAGGGGGAGATCGCGGCCGCCTGTGTGGCGGGTGGTCTGAGTCTGGAGGACGGGGCGCGCGTGGTCGCGTTGCGCTCCCGTGCCGTGGGCGTGCTGGTGGGTCGCGGCGGCATGGCGTCGGTCCCGTTGCCGGTGGACGTGGTGCGGGAGCGTACCGCCCCGTGGGGTGGCCGGTTGTCGGTGGCCGCGGTCAACGGCCCGTCCTCGACGGTGGTTTCGGGCGCAGCGGACGCGGTCACGGCACTGGTGGAGGAACTCCTCCAGGAAGGGGTGTGGGCGAGCCTCATCGACGTCGACTACGCGTCGCACTCCTCGCACGTGGAGGAGATCCGCGAGCGCCTGCTGTCCGACCTGGACGGCATCACCCCGCTCTCGGGCGCGGTGCCGTACTACTCCAGCGTGACCGGCGGCCCGCTCGACACGAAGGCCCTGGACGCCGAGTACTGGTACCGCAACCTCCGGCAGACGGTCGAGTTCGAGCGGGCGACCCGCTCGCTCCTCGCGGCCGGACACCGCGTCTTCATCGAGTCCAGCCCCCAGCCTGCCCTGATGTACGGGATCGAGGACACGGCCGCCGACGCGGGCGCTCCGCAGACGCTGGTGCTCGACACCCTGCGGCGCGGGGCCGGAGGGCTCCGCCGGTTCCAGACCGCCCTCGCCGAGGCACACGTCCGGGGCCTGCGCGTCGACTGGGAGCGGCTGTTCGCGGGAACCGGCGCCCAGCGGGTGGACCTGCCCACCTACGCCTTCCAGCGACGCCGCTACTGGCTCGACGCCCCGCCGGCCGACCGGGACCCGGCGGCCGTCGGCCAGTCCGCCGTGGACCACCCGCTGCTCGGCGCCGCGGTCGAACTGCCCGACGACACGGGCACCCTCTTCACCGGCCGGCTCTCTACGGCCACCCACCCCTGGCTCGCCGACCATTCCGTGGCCGGAGCCGTGATCCTGCCCGGCGCGGCCCTCGTGGAGCTGGCCGCGCACGTGGGCCGCCGCCTCGGCTGCGCCCTGGTGGAGGAACTGACCCTCGCGGCCCCGCTGCTGCTGCCCGGCGACGCCGCCGACGACCACGCCGTACAACTGCGCGTACGGGTGGGTGCCGAGGACGGCACAGGACGGCGCCCCGTGGAGTTCCACTCCCGGCCCGAGGCCGCCCCCGGCGCCGCCGCCCCGCCCTGGACCCGGCACGCGACCGGCACGGTCGGCCCCCAGGACCGCTCGGCCGACGGGGACGACACGGCCGAAGCGGCCGGCGCGTGGCCCCCGCCCGGCGCCGTCCCCCTGGACGTGGACGAACTGTACGGGCTGCTCGAAGCCCGGGGTGTCGCCTACGGCCCGGCGTTCCGGGGCCTGCGCGCCGCCTGGCGCACCCCGGACGCGATCCACGCCGAAGTGGCCCTGCCCGACGACGTCCCCGGCACCGGAGCCGACGGCTTCGCCGTGCACCCGGCCCTCCTGGACGCGGCCCTCCAGACGGCCGGTCTGCGCGAGGGCGCCGGGACCGCGGAGCCCGCCGACGGCGTCCCTCTGCCCTTCTCCTGGCAGCGCGTCGCGATCGGAACCTCCGACGCGGCGGTCCTGCGCGTCCGGCTGCGCCCCGACGGCCCCGACACCGTCACCGCGCGGATCACCGACCCCTCGGGGCGCACCGTGGCGACCGTGGGCTCGCTCACCCTGCGCACGGCGTCCCCCGCCGCACTGCGGACGTCCTCCGGCTCCGTCTTCCACGTCGGCTGGACGCCGGTCACCGCCGGGCCCGGCCCGCGCCCGGTCACCCGCTGGGGTGTCCTCGGCCCGCGGGACGAGCGGCTGCTGCCGGCCGCCTTCGCCGCCGAACCCCTGTCCGCGACACCCGACGCGATGCTGCTGATCTGCCCCCCGTCCGCCGGCACCGGGACCGCGGCCGGTGCGACCGGGGACGACCCCGCCCGGGACGCGGACCCCGAGGCGGTGCACCGGGTCGTGTCCGGGGTCCTGGACCGTCTCCAGGCCCACCTGGCCGACGACAGCACCGCCCGTACGCCCCTGGTGGTGCTCACCCGGGGCGCGACCGGCCCGCGCCGCGCGCGGCCGCAGCCGGCGGACCTCGGCGCGGCGGCCGTCTGGGGCCTGGTCAGGGCCGCTCAGCTCGAACACCCCGACCGGTTCGTGCTGCTGGACACCGAAGAGCCGGACCCGGACGGTCTCGGCGACGCGCTCGCCGAGCTCCTCGCCACGGGCGAACCACAGGCGGCCCTGCGCGGCGGCGTCCTGTACGCGCCCCGACTGACGCGGCCGTCGGCCGCCACCGTCACCAAGGCCCCCGCCCCCGCGGCGGCGACCGGGCCGGACGGTCCGTTCGGGCCGTCCGAGGGGACGGTACTGCTGAGCGGCGGCGGCGCTCTCGCGGCCGTCCTGGCGCGTCATCTGGTCGCCGCGCACGGGGTGCGCCACCTCCTTGTGCTGAGCCGCCGCGGCGCCGACGCCCCGGGCCTGCCGGAGCTGACGGCGGAGCTGGCCGGGGCCGGAGCCGAACTGACCGCCGTCAGCTGTGACGTGTCCGACCGCCAGGCACTGGCCGCAGCGCTCGCGGCCGTCCCCGAACGTCATCCGCTGTGCGCCGTGGTCCACACCGCCGGAGTGCTCGACGACGGCCTGCTGGACGGGCTGACCGGGGAGCGGACGACCGCCGTCCTGCGGCCCAAGCTCGACGCCGCCCACCACCTCGACCGGCTGACGCGCGGGGCGGACCTCTCGGCGTTCGTCGTCTTCTCCTCCGCCGCAGGCGTGCTGGGCAGCCCCGGCCAGGCGTCCTACTCGGCCGCCAACGCCGCGCTCGACGCCCTCACCGCGGAACGCCGACGGCTCGGGCTCCCCGGCCTGTCCCTGGCCTGGGGGCCCTGGGAGCGGGTCAGCGGGATGACGGCGGAGCTGGGCGGCGCCGAACGGCGGCGCATCGACCGGCGCGGCGCCCGCGGCCTCCTTGACGAGGAGGCCATGGCACTGCTGGACGCGGTGTGTGCCGCGGACGCCGCCCCGCCGGAAGACGGGAGCCCCGTCGTCCTGGCCCACCTCGACCTCACCGTGCGCGGCGACGGCCCGGTGCACCCCATGCTGCGCTCCCTGGTCCGGCGCGGCCCGGCCGCGCCGGCCGGGGCGAAGGGGGCGCCGACCGCCGCAGCGGCGCTGCGGCACCGGCTCGACGCCGCCGCCGACGCACAGGAACACGAGCTGGTCCTGCGCGAACTCGTCCTCGCCCAGGCCGCCGAAGTCCTCGGCCACACCGACTCCGGGGCGCTGTCCGCGACGGTGCCCTTCCTCGCCGCCGGATTCGACTCGTTGACAGCGGTCGAGCTCCGCAACCGGCTGGCCGCCGTCACCGGACTGCGGTTACGGCCCTCCGCCGTCTTCGACAGCGGCACCCCCGCCGCGCTCGCGGCGCGCCTCGCCGCCGAGGCCCGGACGGAGGACACCCCCCGGCCCGAAGCGGCCCCCGCGACCGGCGCCGCCGCGTCCGGCACCGGCACCGGGCCTGACACCGGCGCCGCCGACCCGGTGAGCGTGCTGTTCCGCCGGGCCTGCGCACTCGGCCGGACCGACGAGGGCATCGCCCTGCTCAAGAACGCCTCCGCCCTCCGCCCGGCCTTCCACAGCGGCGCCGACCTCGTGGCCGCAGGCACCGGCCCGCGGCTGCTGCGCCTGAACGAGCGCGCCGACGCCCCCGTGCTCGTCTGCTTCGGCTCCGTCGTCGCCCTCGGCGGCGCCCACCAGTACGCCCGCTTCGCCTCCCGTTTCCGGGACCGCTACGCCGTCGCCGCCCTGGACGCCCCCGGATTCACCCCCGAGGAGGAACTGCCCGCCGACATGCGGGCCCTGCTGGACTTCCAGGCGACGACACTGCTCCGGGAACTGCCCGGACGGACGCTCGTCCTGGCCGGCTCCTCCTCCGGCGGCACGCTCGCCCACGGGGTCGCCGCCGAGCTGGAACGGCGCGGCGAGGGCCCGGCGGCCGTGGTGCTGCTGGACACCTACCTCTCCGACAACCAGGGCATCACCCAGTTCAACGACGTCCTGCTGGGCGGCATGTTCGCCCGCGAGGACCGGGCGGCCCCGATGG